The following are encoded together in the Tripterygium wilfordii isolate XIE 37 chromosome 18, ASM1340144v1, whole genome shotgun sequence genome:
- the LOC119983302 gene encoding transcription termination factor MTERF8, chloroplastic-like isoform X1, translating into MIVYPIRHGSYPELSSFQTAVLSDFLSSAFRKALPLRLQEIYNRRSETRSLFVSVKNQSTENVVKSKASTKKQPRLEEDSSTVTYLINSCGLSPESAILASQKVQFQNLVKPESVLALLSDFGFSKTQISSIVRKRPLLLLADPVNTLLPKLEFLRSIGISKSDLARTLSADATLLTRSLENQIIPSYNFLKSVLLTDERIVSSMKRTTWIFLEDPSKNLVPNITRLSELGVPQSCIILLLTHFPEAVMQKHEQFSKIVDEVKEMGFDVKKTTFVLAVHALSGKGNKSTWERCYEVYKRWGWSHDMILEAFRKHPHCMMLSEGKIMKGMDFLVNKMGYPSQVIAQFPMGLFFSLERRIIPRCRVIQVLSSKRLIKDGLSLASFLVPVEKCFLERFVNKYYAEIPQLLSVYEGKLNPEDV; encoded by the coding sequence ATGATCGTCTACCCGATTCGACATGGAAGTTATCCAGAACTTTCCAGCTTTCAGACTGCAGTGCTCAGCGATTTCTTGTCTTCTGCCTTCCGAAAAGCACTACCTCTTCGACTTCAGGAGATTTATAATAGAAGATCTGAAACCCGAAGCCTATTTGTCTCTGTTAAGAACCAATCAACTGAAAACGTCGTcaagtccaaagcttcaacCAAGAAGCAGCCTCGGCTGGAGGAAGATTCTTCCACGGTCACCTACctcataaactcatgtgggTTGTCCCCAGAATCTGCAATCTTGGCGTCTCAGAAGGTACAATTTCAAAACCTGGTGAAACCTGAATCTGTTCTAGCCCTTTTGAGTGATTTCGGATTCTCCAAAACCCAAATCTCTAGTATTGTCAGGAAACGCCCGCTCTTACTTTTAGCTGATCCAGTGAATACCCTTTTGCCTAAACTCGAGTTCCTGAGATCTATAGGCATTTCAAAATCTGATCTTGCGAGAACCCTTTCTGCGGATGCAACCCTTTTGACAAGAAGCCTAGAGAATCAGATTATACCCTCTTATAATTTCCTCAAGAGTGTGCTTTTAACTGATGAAAGGATTGTTTCTTCTATGAAGCGAACTACTTGGATCTTTTTGGAGGATCCTTCCAAGAATTTGGTACCTAACATCACGAGACTGAGTGAATTGGGTGTGCCCCAGTCGTGCATTATTCTGTTGCTTACTCATTTCCCTGAGGCTGTGATGCAAAAGCATGAGCAATTCAGTAAAATTGTGGATGAGGTTAAGGAAATGGGGTTTGATGTAAAGAAAACTACATTTGTATTGGCAGTCCATGCTCTTTCCGGGAAAGGAAATAAGTCTACATGGGAACGGTGTTATGAGGTTTACAAGAGGTGGGGTTGGTCTCACGATATGATTCTAGAGGCTTTTAGGAAGCACCCACATTGTATGATGTTATCAGAGGGAAAAATCATGAAAGGAATGGATTTCTTGGTGAACAAGATGGGGTACCCTTCGCAAGTGATTGCGCAATTCCCTATGGGATTGTTTTTCAGTTTGGAGAGGAGAATCATCCCAAGATGTAGAGTTATTCAGGTTTTATCGTCTAAAAGACTGATAAAGGATGGTTTGAGTTTGGCTAGTTTTTTGGTTCCTGTGGAGAAATGTTTTCTGGAGAGGTTTGTGAACAAGTATTATGCAGAAATACCTCAATTGCTGAGTGTATATGAAGGAAAGCTGAATCCCGAGGATGTGTAG
- the LOC119983302 gene encoding uncharacterized protein LOC119983302 isoform X2, with amino-acid sequence MIVYPIRHGSYPELSSFQTAVLSDFLSSAFRKALPLRLQEIYNRRSETRSLFVSVKNQSTENVVKSKASTKKQPRLEEDSSTVTYLINSCGLSPESAILASQKRTTWIFLEDPSKNLVPNITRLSELGVPQSCIILLLTHFPEAVMQKHEQFSKIVDEVKEMGFDVKKTTFVLAVHALSGKGNKSTWERCYEVYKRWGWSHDMILEAFRKHPHCMMLSEGKIMKGMDFLVNKMGYPSQVIAQFPMGLFFSLERRIIPRCRVIQVLSSKRLIKDGLSLASFLVPVEKCFLERFVNKYYAEIPQLLSVYEGKLNPEDV; translated from the exons ATGATCGTCTACCCGATTCGACATGGAAGTTATCCAGAACTTTCCAGCTTTCAGACTGCAGTGCTCAGCGATTTCTTGTCTTCTGCCTTCCGAAAAGCACTACCTCTTCGACTTCAGGAGATTTATAATAGAAGATCTGAAACCCGAAGCCTATTTGTCTCTGTTAAGAACCAATCAACTGAAAACGTCGTcaagtccaaagcttcaacCAAGAAGCAGCCTCGGCTGGAGGAAGATTCTTCCACGGTCACCTACctcataaactcatgtgggTTGTCCCCAGAATCTGCAATCTTGGCGTCTCAGAAG CGAACTACTTGGATCTTTTTGGAGGATCCTTCCAAGAATTTGGTACCTAACATCACGAGACTGAGTGAATTGGGTGTGCCCCAGTCGTGCATTATTCTGTTGCTTACTCATTTCCCTGAGGCTGTGATGCAAAAGCATGAGCAATTCAGTAAAATTGTGGATGAGGTTAAGGAAATGGGGTTTGATGTAAAGAAAACTACATTTGTATTGGCAGTCCATGCTCTTTCCGGGAAAGGAAATAAGTCTACATGGGAACGGTGTTATGAGGTTTACAAGAGGTGGGGTTGGTCTCACGATATGATTCTAGAGGCTTTTAGGAAGCACCCACATTGTATGATGTTATCAGAGGGAAAAATCATGAAAGGAATGGATTTCTTGGTGAACAAGATGGGGTACCCTTCGCAAGTGATTGCGCAATTCCCTATGGGATTGTTTTTCAGTTTGGAGAGGAGAATCATCCCAAGATGTAGAGTTATTCAGGTTTTATCGTCTAAAAGACTGATAAAGGATGGTTTGAGTTTGGCTAGTTTTTTGGTTCCTGTGGAGAAATGTTTTCTGGAGAGGTTTGTGAACAAGTATTATGCAGAAATACCTCAATTGCTGAGTGTATATGAAGGAAAGCTGAATCCCGAGGATGTGTAG